The stretch of DNA GGCTGATCTGGCCGCTGAGCTGGTAAGACGAGGGAGTCGTGGCCCGCGTCGCGCTTGTGGTGGGACCGTGCCCGTGGTTCCCCGCTCAATCTGGTGCGGCTGTGGTGCGGGGCTTGAAACGCATAGGGGGCAGGTGCACGTCAGCCCTCTTCCTCGTCCTCCATCTCGACGAGCCCGTCATGGGTTAGCGAAAGCAGCCCTGGGGTGGGTCCCATTCCCCAACCAGTGACTTCGATCTTCTCTTTCCCCTCCAGATACTCGCAGGCGGCTGCCATATCTGCCCGCTCGATGCCCAGCTCACCAGCAATTTCCATGGCATCAACCGTCCTGCTCGTGTTGCCCTCAGTGCGCTCATATACGGCACGTTGAACCGCTGTCCGGTGCTCTTCACGTTGCTCACGAGAGGCCACGATTGCCACCTTTCTAGACGAAGGGCTCATAGCCAATGTATGCCTCATCAAGCGGGTTGGTGAGATAGGTCGGCGGAGCGGCTTTGGGCGGGAGCTGCTATGGGGCGAGTGATCATGGCCCCGTAAGCTTCCGGCGAGTTGGGCAGTCTGTGGACCTGCCGGTTAAGCACGACGTTGGGGTCATAATCTTCGAGGCTCGCCCCATGGTGGCTGCCTAAAGCCGTGGAGCCGACCGCCCCAGCCACGGGGCAACGGCCCAGGTAGTGGGATAGCCCGCCGGGTACCGCCGTTGCGATCCGGGGGGTGGGCGACGGACGGGCGGCGGCGCGCAGCTGGTGGCGTAGACATGGAAGCGGCGGGGCCCTCGGTCCTTGGATTGATCCCCTTCGGGAACGGCTCGGGTCTGGTGGTGGTTTTGATGAAGTAGGGAAAGTTCTATCCAGCCCCGCGCGCGGGCTTGACGGGGGAGTTCGGTCCGCGACCGAATGGCGTCCTTGTGGTGGTGCCGATCGGCTGCTCCCATGTTTCTGGGGTCCGTACTTGCATGGGGGGCAAACATGAGTGATCTCAAGGTCGTTCGGTGGAAGCGGCATGGGCAAGATCGGCTCTACGTGAATCTCCCTGACGGCTCCGCTGCTGCGTGGGCCGACTGCCGGACGGGCAAGGTCACGATCCTGGTAGAGCCGTATCGGCATGAGGCGCTCAGGTTGTTGCGTCCGCTCCTCACGCGGCCTTCGCCCGCATCGAGATCGAGCCCCGCCGTGAAGCCCAAACCGCGTACTACGGATGGGCGGAAGGTCGTTCCGGAGTTGCCCCCGCTGACGCCACCGGACGATCTCGCCTTGAATCGGCCGGGGGAGAGCCTTAGGTGCTTGCTTGCTGAGAAGGGGCCAAGCCCCGCACAGAGGGTGCTCTCGTGGCTGTTGCGGCGTGAGTCTGAATGGGATTCATGGCGCATGGGGCTCGCCGGTGAGCGTCGGGTCGGTGGTGAGTTACAGCGCCTCTCGCGGTCTGGCTGGCGCGTGTTGCATTCCGTGCCGCTGCCTCGGGATGTGGACATTGACCATCTTCTGATCGGTCCCGGTGGGGTGTTCAGCATCAACACCAAGCGCCACTTCGGGAAGTCCGTTTGGGTCGGCGATGAGATGGCGAAGGTCAGTCACGGTCCGCCGCAGCCGTACGCACGCAAGAGCAAGGCGGAGGCTGGTCGTGTCCAGGCGGTGATGGAGCGGTACGCCGACATCCCGGTTCAAGTGCAGCCGGTCATCGTGTTCGTTGGCGTGACGGAACTGACCAAGGCGGCCACCCAGTTCACCGTCCGCGTATACCGCGAGCGGGAGGTGTCCGCACTTGGCCCGCTCAGCGGGGTGCTTGATGCCGGGCAGGTCGATGCGTTGTACGCGGTTGCACGGCATCGGCGCGCCTGGCTGTCCGCCTGAGGTGAGTGCGATTTCGGGGCCCGATTGGCCGGTTCCCGCCCACTGCGGTGGGAGCACGTGGACTTGGACGGTGATCCCAGGTCGCAGGTACCAAGTGGCAAGAGAACGGGCTCGTGTTCACTTCGACTGTCGGTACGCAGTTGGACGCCACGAGCGTGCGACGTGAGTTCCGCCGGGTCCTCGGGCAGGTCAAGGCCCAAGGGGTCGAGATCCAACCTCACGAGTGGACCACGCGTGAGACCCGGACGTCCTTCGTGTCGATCCTCTCCGACAACGGAGTGCCGATTGAGGAGATCTCGCGGCTGGTTGGTCACTCCAGCCAGGTCACGACCGAGACCGTGTACCGGAAGCAGCTCCGCCCGGTGATCCAGACCGGGGCAACCGTCATGGACGACATCTTCGGGCTCCCTCTGGAGCCGTAGTCAGTCACTCAGTTGGTCACGCATGCAGTGGTCGAGGCCCGATTCCTCGGGGGATTGGGCCTCTTACCTGGACGAACCGCTCACCGGTTCCAGCGACCCGGTTATCGGATTGGTAAAGAAACACCCGCCCCGTCTGTCGCACTGAACCCGATGACCGACAGGATCCTCCTACTGTTCGAAAATCGACAGGTAAAGCGACAGGGGGAGGAACCAGTTGAGACGCACCACAGCATTCGGCGCCGCCGGCACGCTGATCACGGGCTCGCTCATAGCGGGCGCGATCATGGCGCCCGTCGCCAATGCGGACGCCCGCCGGAGCGGCGGCAGCGCTGATGCCCGCCAGCGCACCAGCTCCGAGGCGCGCGGTGTCGCCCTGGCCGCGCAGCGTGCCGCCAAGGCCGGCATCGACTGGCAGGCGTGCCCCGCCGACTGGGGTCTGGACAAGGCGATCAAGTGCGGCTGGGTCACCGTCCCGCTCGACTACGCCAAGCCCAACGGCAAGAAGATCAAGCTTGCCGTCGACCGCATCGGCAGCACCGGAACGAAGAAGGAGCGCCAGGGCGCTCTTCTCTACAACCCCGGTGGCCCCGGCGCCTCCGGGCTGCGCTTCCCCAACCGCGTGGTCACCAAGGCCAAGCTCTGGGAGAAGACGGCGAAGGCGTACGACTTCGTGGGCTTCGAGCCGCGCGGTGTCGGTCACTCGGCGCCCATCTCCTGTGTGGACCCGCAGGAGTTCGTCAAGGCCCCCAAGCTCGACCCGGTGCCGGACTCCGAGGCGGACAAGCGCGCCCAGCGCAAGCTCGCCGCCGAGTACGCGGACGGCTGCGCCGAGCGCAGCGGCGAGATGCTGCCGCACATGACGACGCCGAACACCGCGCGCGACCTGGACGTCATCCGGGCCGCGCTCGGCGAGAAGAAGCTGAACTTCCTCGGCGTCTCCTACGGCACCTACCTCGGCGCGGTCTACGGAACGCTCTTCCCGACGCACGTGCGCCGCATGGTCGTCGACTCCGTGGTCAACCCGTCGAAGAAGAAGATCTGGTACGAGGCCAACCTCGACCAGGACGTCGCCTTCGAGATCCGTCTCAAGGACTGGATGGAGTGGGTCGCCAAGTACGACGCCACCTTCCACCTCGGGGACACCGCGGACAAGGTCGCCAAGAACTGGGACAAGCTGCGCGCCGCCGCGAAGAAGGAGCCGCTGGGCGGAGTCGTCGGCCCCGCCGAGCTCGTCGCCTACTTCCAGAGCGCTCCGTACTACGACTCCGCCTGGGTGGGGATCGCGACGAACTTCAGCAAGTACGTCGCCGGTGACGCCAAGCCGCTGATCGAGGCGGCGAGCCCCGACCTGTCGGACACCGCGGGCAACATCGCGTCGGAGAACGGCAACGCCGTATACACGGCCGTCGAGTGCGCGGACGCCAAGTGGCCCACCAGCTGGAAGAAGTGGGACCGCGACAACACCCGCATCCACCGTGACAACCCGTTCATGACGTGGTCCAACGCCTGGATGAACCTGCCCTGCGCGACCTGGAAGAGCAAGCAGCACGAGCCGGTCGAGGTCAAGACCGGCAAGGGCCTGCCGCCCGTCCTGATCGCCCAGGCCACCCGCGACGCGGCCACGCCGTACGAGGGTGCCGTCGAGCTGCACAAGCGGTTCAAGGGCTCGCGTCTGATCACGGAGAAGGACGCCGGCTCGCACGGCATCACGAACCTGGTCAACCCGTGCCTCAACGACCGTGTCGACACCTACCTGCTGACCGGCAAGGTCGACAGCAAGGACGTGACGTGCGCACCGCACGCCACGCCCAAGCCGTGACGGTCCGCCGTTAGGCACCGAACTGCCTGCCGCTAGGCACTGAAGGGGGCGACCGGATCACTCCGGTCGCCCCCTTCTTCTATCCGGTCGCCCCCTGGCTCTATGCTGCCGCATCCTGCGCGATCGCGGCCCTGCGCGGCTCGGCGATCGCCTCGTAGTCCCCGGTACTCAGCGCCAGCGAGCGGTCCAGGCGCGCCGCGTTGAAGAACAGCTCCTCATGGGCCAACAGCGCCGGATCCACGACCAGTTCGAGCTCGGGGTCGAAGGAGAACGGCAGGATCGTGCCGCTCACACTGCCCGCCAGCCGCTCGGCGGCCTCCTGCGTCGCGAAGCCCGCGTACGTCCCGCCGAGGAGCTGCTTGACGGCGTTCAGATCGACGCGCCGGTCACCGGGCACCACCGCGAGCACGTACCGCTTCGTCTTCTTGCCGATCTTCACCATCACCACGATGCACTTGGCCGCCTGCTGGAGGGTGTTGCCCCGCAGCGCGCTCACCGCCTCCGTGGCGCCCTCCTCCTCGTGCTCGATGACGCGGTACGCCGCGCCCCGCTCGTCGAGAAGCCCGATCAGCTTGGTGTACAGGCTGTGTTCGCTCATGGCGACGACCGTACGTCACCACATCAACTCAGCGGCATCCGGGGGAACTTCCGCCTGCTCGCCGCGGCGGCCCGCTCGGCCTCCTCCGCCTTCACGACCGCGGCGTACTTGTCGACGTACTCCTGCCCCGAGAGCCCGAGGATGGCGTACATGATCTCGTCGGTGACCGCGCGCAGGACCGCCTTCTCGTTCTCCATGCCCGCGTAGCGCGAGAAGTCCAGCGGTGCGCCGAAGCGGATCGACACACTCTGGAAGTTCGGCATCTTCTGACCCGGCGGCTGCGCCTCGAACGTGCCGATCATCGCGCACGGGATCACCGGCACCTGCGCCTTCAGCGCCATCGCCGCGACGCCGACCTTCCCCTTGTAGAGGCGCCCGTCGTGCGAGCGTGTGCCCTCCGGATAGATGCCGAGCAGCTCACCCTTGCGCAGCACCCCGAGGCCCTCGCGGATCGCCGCCTGACCCGCCTCCTTGCCGGAGCGGTCCACCGGGATCTGCCCGGCGCTGCGGAAGAACGCGGCCGTCAGACGGCCCCTGATGCCGGGTCCCGTGAAGTACTCGGCCTTGGCGAGGAAGGTGATACGCCGCTTGATGATGGCGGGCATCAGAAAGTGGTCCGAGAACGAGAGGTGATTGCCCGCCACGATCGCCGCACCCGACTCCGGTACGTGCTCAAGACCCTCGATGCGCGGCCGGAACATGAGCCGCAGCAGCGGCCCCAGGACGACGTACTTGAGCAGGTAGTAGAACACCCATTGCTCCTTGACATAGGTGGACCGGCCTGGGCGCTGCGTCGTCGCAGGTCACGGGTCCTCGCGCAGCGGTCAGTTTAGGTGCGCCGCCCCGACGGGAGAAGGGACCGAAGCCGGGTGGCCTCGGTCCCTTCGCGCCACGTGCGCCCGGCTGACGGGACGCCCGTCCGGGCGCCGCGCCGGACCCGTCCGGGTGACCGCCCGGCGTGTCGCCCGCGCGAGCGGCGGGCACGGGGGTGGCCTGGCCTCTCTCCGACGCAGTACGTCACCGCCCCAGGAGGCCCACATGAGCTCTCGTCCCACGTCCCGCCTGCGCCCGGCAGCGGCCACCGCCGCCGCGCTGATCTCCCTCGCCGTGGCCGCGCCCGCCCACGCGGCCGACGACGCCGCCCCCGCGCGGACGAGCGGCGTCTTCCTCACCGTCACGGGGCAGGACAACGCCTGGGTGCGCGGGGTCCTGCTCGACTGCGTGACCCAGCGGCCCGCACACCATCCGCACGCGGCCGAGGCCTGCGCGGCGATCGACAAGGCGCACGGTGACTTCGACGCGCTGGCCGCGAAACCGGGGATCTGCACCAAGCAGTACGCCCCGGTCACCGTGAGCGCGACGGGGGTCCACCGCGGCAAGCCGGTCAGCTGGAACAAGACCTTCGGCAACGCCTGCGAGATGGAGTACTCGACGGGCGCCGTCTTCCGCTTCTGACCGTTCTCCGGCGTCGCGCGGCTCTCCGGCGTCGCGCGGCGCCCCTCAGGGGGTGCTGCGCGAGAGCACCATCGCCAGCGTGAGCATCCCGATGACGACCCAGCCGAACCACAGCCAGCCGTTGCTCCCCAGCGCGACCGTGTACGCGGTCACCGCGACCAAGCCTCCGATGGTGAATACACCCATCGTCTTCGTTGAATCAGGCATCGCCCTGCCTCCTCCCGGCAGCCCCGACGCCTCGACGCCAAGACCGCGGCCTGAGACCATCCTGACCCGCGAAGACCCTTTGCCGCTAGCGCCCGCGCGCGGCCAGTGAGGCCAGATAGGCGTTGTACGCCTCAAGCTCCTTGTCACCGTCACGGTCGGCGGCCCGGTCCGTACGCCGTGCCTGGCGCTGTTCGGAGCGGTACCACTGGAAGAGCAGCGCGAGCAGCACGAGCACCGAGGGCACCTCACTGAACGCCCAGGCGATGCCGCCCGCGGCCGTCTGATCAGCGAGTGCGTCGATGCCCAGGGAGGAGGGCGGGTTCTTGTACGTACCGACCATCGGCTCGGACGCCATCATCAGCGCGATGCCGAAGAACGCGTGGAACGGCATGCCCGCGAAAAGCTCCAGCATCCGCATGATGTATCCCGGCCGGTGCGGACCCGGGTCGACGCCCATGATCGGCCAGAAAAAGACCAGGCCGACGGCGAGAAAGTGCACCATCATCCCGATGTGGCCCGCCTTGGACCCCATCAGGGTGTCGAAGAGCGGGGTGAAGTACAGCGCGTACAGGCTCGCGATGAACAGCGGGATCGTGAACGCGGGGTGCGTGATGATCCGCATGTAGCGGCTCTGCAGGATCCACAGCAGCCACTCGCGCGGGCCCTTGCGGCCGCGCGCCGCGACCGGCAGCGCGCGCAGGGCGAGGGTGATCGGAGCGCCCATCAGGATCAGGATCGGCGAGAGCATGCTGATGACCATGTGCTGGACCATGTGCACGCTGAACATGACCATGCCGTAGTCGTTCAGCTTGGTGCACATCACGAGCAGGATGGTCAGCACGCCCGCCACGAAGGAGATCGTGCGGCCGACCTGCCACTTGTCACCGCGCCGTACGAGGCGGACCACGCCCCAGCCGTAGAGCGCGAGGGCCACCAGGCAGCTGATGAGGAAGAAGGGGTCGGCCGAGAGTTCGAGCCCGCGCCCCAGCGTGAACGGCGGCAGATCCATGTTCATGCCGTGCCCGCTGTGATCCATCCACTGGCTCCTGATTCGTGCGGTTGTGCGCTGTGTGTCCGCACCAGAGTAGAACGGCCCCCGGACGCCGACGCGTCCGGGGGCCGTTCGAAAAGGGCCTGGCTCTACAGCACGCACTCCGCCTCGGCGTACCGCTCGTCCGGCACCGTCTTCAGCGTCTCGACCGCCTCGGCGAGCGGGACCATCGTGATGTCCGTGCCGCGCAGCGCGGTCATCTTGCCGAACTCGCCGCGGTGCACGGCCTCCACGGCGTGCCAGCCGAAGCGGGTGGCGAGCACGCGGTCGTACGCGGTCGGGGTGCCGCCGCGCTGGACGTGCCCGAGGATCACCGGGCGCGCCTCCTTGCCCAGGCGCTGCTCCAGCTCGCCGGAGAGCCGCGTGGCGATGCCCGCGAAACGCTCGTGGCCGTACATGTCCTTGACGCCCTCGTCGAACTCCATCGTGCCCTCACGGGGCTTGGCGCCCTCGGCGGCCACGACGATCGCGAACTTCTTGCCCGCGGAGAAGCGTTCGCCGACCTTCCGCGCCAGTTCCTCGATGTCGAAGGGACGCTCCGGCACGACGATCGCGTGCGCGCCCGCGGCCATGCCCGAGTGCAGCGCGATCCAGCCGGTGTGCCGGCCCATCACCTCGACGATCAGCACCCGCTGGTGCGACTCGGCGGTCGTCTTGAGGCGGTCGAGTGCTTCGGTGGCCACGCCGACCGCGGTGTCGAAGCCGAACGTCACGTCGGTCACCGCGATGTCGTTGTCGATCGTCTTGGGCACCCCGACGATCGGCAGACCGGCGTCCGACAGGAGCCGTGCCGCCTTCAGCGTGCCTTCGCCGCCGATCGGGATGACCGCGTCGAGGCCCAGGTCGGCGAGGTGGCCCTTGGCCCGCTCGACGCCGTCGCGCAGATGCGCGGGCTGGACACGCGAGGAGCCGAGAATCGTTCCGCCTCGCGCCAGGATGCCGCCCACCGCGTCCAGGTCGAGCTTGCGGTAGTCGCATTCGAGCAGGCCGCGCCAGCCGTCGTGGAAGCCGATGACCTCGTCACCGTGGTCGACGACAGCACGGTGCACGACCGAGCGGATGACGGCGTTGAGACCGGGGCAGTCGCCGCCGGACGTGAGGACACCAATGCGCATAGCCCGTCAACGTCTTTCATAAAGAGGGGCCCTTTGCTACGTGGGCCGAAGTCCGGACCACGTCGTCCGGCGGGAACCCCGCCACCCTATAGGCGACAGGGGGCGGGGCCGCACCGGGCGTCCGACTGCTGGACGCCGCCGCTCACCTGTGCGGCGGGGGCTTCAGGCGGGCTGCTGCGCCGCGTTCATGCGCTCGGCGCGCAGCGCCTCGTACCAGCGGTCGTCCGTCGGCGGCAGCGCGTTCACGTCGAGGGCCAGCTTCAGGAGCAGGTCCGCGATCAGCGGGTTGCGGGCGAGGACGGGGCCGTGCATGTACGTGCCGAAGACCGTGCCGTTGTACGCGCCCTCCGTGCCGTCACCCGTGCCGTTGCCCCGGCCGAGCGTGACGCGGGCGAGCGGCCGCGCGGACGGGCCGATGTGCGTGATGCCCTGGTGGTTCTCGAAGCCGGTCAGCGGGGGCAGGCCGAGCTGCGGGTCGATGTCGCCGAGGACGTCGCCGACGCAGCGGTCGCCCTCGCCGCGGGTGGAGATCACGTCGAGCAGGCCGAGTCCCGGCTCGCGCTGGCCGAGGTCGTTGATGAACTCCTGGCCCAGGATCTGGTAGCCCGCGCAGACCGAGAAGACGATCGCGCCGTTGCCCACGGCACGCTGCAGGCCGCCGTCGCGCCGCAGCCGCTCGGCGGCCAGGCGCTGCGGGCGGTCCTCGCCGCCGCCGATCAGGTAGATGTCGCCGGAGGTGGGCACCGGCTGGTCGCTGCGCACGTCGTAACGCTCGACCTGGAGGCCGCGCTGGTGGGCGCGGCGCTCCACGACCAGGGCGTTGCCCTGGTCTCCGTACGTGCTGAGCAGGTCGGGGTAGACCCACACCAGCCGCAGGCTGTTGTCGCTCATGCTCATTCGTCCCTACGAGGGTCTAGAGGGTCCGGTGGGGTCAGTTGCCGACGCGGCGGCGCAGGTCCTGGAACGCGGTGTAGTTCGCGATGGTCTCGATCCGTCCGGGCGGCGCGAGCTGCACGGCCTCGTCGAGGGACTCGCAGACCCGGAAGTCCAGGCCCGCGACCTCAAGACGCACGGCGAGGTCCAGCTTGCGGTCACCGAGCACGAAGATCGGGTGTCCGGCGAGGCGGGTGTAGTCGACGTCCCACAGCCAGGAGGTGTCGGTGCCGTCGGCGCCACGGGCGTTGACGGAGAGCACCACCGGGGTGGGCGGCGGGTCGATCAGCGAAAACGTTTCGAGCCAGCCCGCGGGGTTCTTCGCGAGGAGCAGGCGCAGATCGCGGCCCTGGAACTGCACGACGTCATAGCGTCCGGCGACGGCCTGCACCTGGTACATCCGCTCCAGGGCGACCTGCGGCGGCACGCCGAAGACGGCGGCGACGGCGGCCGACGTGGTCGCGTTCGCCTTGTTCGCCCGGCCCGGCAGCTGCAGATGGATCGGCCAGGCCGAACCGTGCGGGTCCAGGACGTGGTCGCCGGAGAGCACCCAGCTGGGCGCGGGGCGGCGGAAGCCGCACTCGCCGCAGAACCAGTCGTCACCGGGGCGCTGCATCACACCGCCGCAGGAGGGGCACGACCAGGCGTCGTCCTTCCACTCCTGGCCGGCGGCCACCCACACGACGTTCGGCGACGAGGAGGCCGCCCAGACGACCAGCGGGTCGTCCGCGTTCGCGATCACGACCGCCTTGGATCCTGCCAGGCCCTCACGCCAGTTCTCGGCCATCATGCGCGTCTCGGCGGCGCGGTCCAGCTGGTCGCGCGAGAGGTTGAGCAGCGCGATCGCCTTCGGCTCCACGTCACGGGCGACACCGGCGAGGTACTTCTCGTCGACCTCGATCACGCCGAACCTGGCGTCCGAGCCGCCCGCGAGGGCCGAGGTGATACCGGCCGGCATGTTCGCGCCAAGCGCGTTCGACACCACGGGTCCGGCGGCGCGCAGTGCCTCCGCGAGGAGCCGGGTCGTGGTCGTCTTGCCGTTCGTGGCAGAGACGAGCACCACGTCCAGGTGCGTGGCCAGTCTCCCGAGCAGGTCGGGGTCGAGCTTGAGTGAGACGCGGCCGCCGATCACCGATCCGCTGCCGCGGCCCGCCGCGCGCGACACCGCCGCGGCCGCCTTGCCCGCCGTCACGGCCAGCTTGGCCCGCGGCGACAGCGGGTCCGTGTTGCCTGCCATCAGTTCTGGATCCTCCTTGCGTACGGCGCCGCGCCTGCCCCCGGCAACGCGATGAACCTCAGCCTATCGAGATCCACTCACAAGCCCGAACCGCGGCACCACCCCGACCCCGGGGCTTTCCAAGGACCGTACCCTTGCGGCCATGCGACACGGCTCGATCCCGGGCGCCTCAGGGCGCGTACGACCTCTGACACTGCTCGGTGACCCCGTGCTGCACAAGCCCTGTGAGGAGGTCACCGACTTCGGTCCTGAACTGGCCCGGCTCGTCGAGGACATGTACGCCACGATGTACGCCGCCCAGGGCGTGGGTCTGGCCGCCAACCAGATCGGCGTGAGCCGGCGGGTCTTCGTGTACGACTGCCCGGACGACGACGATGTGCGTCATCTCGGGTACGTGGTGAACCCGCGCCTCGTCGAGGTGGACGGGGTCAGCGTGCGCGGGCCCGAGGGCTGTCTCTCGCTGCCGGGCCTCGAAGCGAGCACCCCGCGCTTCGACCACGCGGTGGTGGAGGGCGTCACCATGCTCGGTGAGCCGGTGCGGGTGCACGGAACCGGCTGGTTCGCGCGCTGCCTGCAGCACGAGTGCGACCACTTGGAGGGCGGCGTCTACACCGATCACGTCACGGGCTGGCGGCGGCGCAGGGTTCTGCGGGCCGCCGCCAAGGCGTCCTGGAGCGGCTGACCTTCGACGGCCTGCCGGCTGTCAGAAGCCGGGGCCGCCGACGCGGTTGCCCGCAGCGGCGAGGCGCCCCCACAGCAGGTCGGCCAGGCTGCTCACCAACTCCGCGCGCGGGCACGGCCGTTCGCCGAGCCACCAGTCGCCCGCCGCGTGCATCATGCCGACGATGCCGTGCCCCCACACGCGCGCGAGCTGAGCGCTGCCGGGGCCGAGGTCGACCCGCTCCTCGATGACCTGCGCGAGCTCCTCGCCCATGCGGCGAAGGACCGGGGCGGAGTGCAGGCCCACGTCGAAGCCCTGCTCGCCGGGGGCGGCGCCGTCCGAAGGGTGCATGAGGAAGCGGTAGACCTGCGGGCGGGCCTCGATGGCCGCCAGGTACGTGTCAAGCGTCTGCTCGACGCGCTCCCTGCGCTCGGCCGGGGCGTCCAGGGCGGCGCGCAGCGATTCGAGGAGCGCGTCGGTGTGCCGCTTGGCGAGCGCCGCGTAAAGCCCGCCCTTGTCCCCGAAGTGGCGGTAGAGGATCGGCTTGGTGATGCCGGCCTCCGCCGCGATGGCGTTCATCGACGCTCCGGGGCCGTCGCGCAGCACCACCCGGTCGGCGGCCTCCAGCAACTCGCGCCGCCGGCGCTCGGCAGACCGTTGCTGATCGGTCTGCTGTGTGGTGGTCTCCATAGCGTTTCTCTCCCCGCCCGTGCGATTGCGTGACGCACGCGCAACGTAACACCCCGCGTGCGGTGCCGATCGAACGGGCGGCCGGGAGTTGACATCGGCTACCGGCCGGTAACAGACTCCAGTTACCGCAAGTAACGCACGTCTTCACCGCAGGTCCTGGAGGGGTCATGGCCGAGTTCACCATGGAGCTCAACGACGAACAGAAGGAGGTCCGGGACTGGCTCCACGGTTTCGCCGCTGACGTGATCCGTCCCGCGGCCGCCGAGTGGGACGAGCGTGAAGAAACCCCGTGGCCGATCATCCAGGAGGCCTCGAAGCTGGGGATCTACTCCCTCGACTTCTACGCCCAGCAGTTCTTCGACCCCACGGGCCTGGGCATCCCGATGGCGACCGAGGAGATCTTCTGGGGTGACGCGGGCATCGGCCTGTCCATCATGGGCACGGGCCTGGCCGCCGTCGGCGTCCTCGCCAACGGCACCGAGGAGCAGATCGGCACCTGGATCCCGCAGATGTACGGCGACGTGAACGACGTGAAGGTCGCCGCCTTCTGCTCCTCCGAGCCCGACGCGGGCTCCGACGTGGCGGCGATGCGCACCCGTGCCGTCTACGACGCGGCCAAGGACGAGTGGGTCCTCAACGGCACCAAGACCTGGGCGACCAACGGCGGCATAGCCAACGTCCACGTCGTCGTCGCGGTCGTCGACGCCGAGCTCGGCTCCAAGGGCCACGCCTCCTTCATCGTCCCGCCGAACACGCCCGGCCTCTCCC from Streptomyces sp. BA2 encodes:
- the def gene encoding peptide deformylase, translating into MRHGSIPGASGRVRPLTLLGDPVLHKPCEEVTDFGPELARLVEDMYATMYAAQGVGLAANQIGVSRRVFVYDCPDDDDVRHLGYVVNPRLVEVDGVSVRGPEGCLSLPGLEASTPRFDHAVVEGVTMLGEPVRVHGTGWFARCLQHECDHLEGGVYTDHVTGWRRRRVLRAAAKASWSG
- a CDS encoding TetR family transcriptional regulator; the encoded protein is METTTQQTDQQRSAERRRRELLEAADRVVLRDGPGASMNAIAAEAGITKPILYRHFGDKGGLYAALAKRHTDALLESLRAALDAPAERRERVEQTLDTYLAAIEARPQVYRFLMHPSDGAAPGEQGFDVGLHSAPVLRRMGEELAQVIEERVDLGPGSAQLARVWGHGIVGMMHAAGDWWLGERPCPRAELVSSLADLLWGRLAAAGNRVGGPGF
- a CDS encoding MurT ligase domain-containing protein, which encodes MAGNTDPLSPRAKLAVTAGKAAAAVSRAAGRGSGSVIGGRVSLKLDPDLLGRLATHLDVVLVSATNGKTTTTRLLAEALRAAGPVVSNALGANMPAGITSALAGGSDARFGVIEVDEKYLAGVARDVEPKAIALLNLSRDQLDRAAETRMMAENWREGLAGSKAVVIANADDPLVVWAASSSPNVVWVAAGQEWKDDAWSCPSCGGVMQRPGDDWFCGECGFRRPAPSWVLSGDHVLDPHGSAWPIHLQLPGRANKANATTSAAVAAVFGVPPQVALERMYQVQAVAGRYDVVQFQGRDLRLLLAKNPAGWLETFSLIDPPPTPVVLSVNARGADGTDTSWLWDVDYTRLAGHPIFVLGDRKLDLAVRLEVAGLDFRVCESLDEAVQLAPPGRIETIANYTAFQDLRRRVGN